The stretch of DNA CCGCCTGCCCTAACCGCGGTGACTTTGCCCTCGCCCAGAAACTCCTCTACGGCTTTGTTAAGCAGAATCGTCATGCCGTTTGCTTCAAGATGCTCCTGCACAAGCTTAGCCATGTCTGCGTCTAGGAGCTGCGGGAGAATCTGAGGCAGCATCTCCACCACAGTGACCTTCAATCCCCGCTCGATCAAGCCCACTGCCAACTCCAACCCAATTAAGCCTGCGCCCATAATAACCGCGGATTTGGCGCCTGCCTTAACAGCGGCGTCGACGCGTTCGCCGTCTTCGATTCCGCGTAGACTCAGGATGCCCCCTTTCTCTTTGCCCTTAATCGGCGGCATAAAGGCATCTGCGCCCGTCGCGATTATGAGGCTATCGTAGGGGAGGGTTTCGGTTTTGCCGTCAACTGCTTGGATGGTGACGGTTTTGGTTTGGGTGTTGATGGCGGTGGCGCTGGTTTGGAGACGCAGATCCAGCTTGAGCATCTGGAAATAGGCAAGGGGATAAACCGTTAAGTCAGCGAAGCACTTTATGTGTCCACCGACGACGAAGGGCAAGCCGCAGCGGCTGTACCCCGCGGTTTTCTCCTGCGTGATAAGGGTGATTTCGGCGGCGCGGTCTTTTTTGCGTGCTGCAGAAGCCGCTTCCACCCCCGCTGCGTTTGCGCCGATGATAACGATGCGCCTAGCCATCATGCTCGCCGCTTAGCATTTACCTGCCGCTTGGGCTCGATGCCACTCAACGGCTGCATTAAAATCCATAAGGTTAGCTAGGTCTGCTTGGAGGTTTGTGGGTTTCACGACGAGCAGCCAGCCTTTGCCGAAGGGGTCTTCGTTTAAGGTTTCGGGTTTAGACTGCACTTCCTCGTTAACTTCCTCTATGGTGCCTGTGACGGCGCTGACCAGATCCGAGACGGCTTTAACTGATTCGAGGGTGCCGTAGGGTTCGCCCTGCTTAACCTGTGACCCAGCGCTGGGTAATTCGGCGTAGACGATTTCGCGGAGCGATTTTTGGGCGTAGTCGGTGATGCCGACGCGGACTTTGTTGTTTTCGATTTTTATCCATTCGAAATCTTTGGAGAAGTAGAGGCCTTCGGGGACTTCGTACTGTTCAACTTTTACCATGAGCTTGGACCTTCATTGTTTTCTTGAAAAACATGTAAGTGGTGTGAGGCTATAAAAGGTTTAAGCGGCTTGTGGTGGGTGTTTGTTTTGTGGGTGCTTTTTTGTTTGGACATCCGTAAACCTAAAATATGTAATCATTTAATTACATGTTATCATTAGGATACAGGTGGCTGTATGTCGCAACTAACCGAACTCGCAACAAAACTCAACGCTCTAGGCCACCCCCTCAGACTAAAAATAATCGCCACCCTCAACCAACAAGACCTCTACCTCAACGAAATAGCAAACAAAAACGGCATAAGCAGAGCCCTAGCCAAAATACACCTGAAAAAACTAGAAAAAGCAGGCATAGTCAAAAGCCGCATAGTCACCGCCCAAAACGAAGCAAAAGCACTGCGCTACTACACACTCATCCCCTTCGACATACAAGTCTCACCGCAGATACTTCAAAAGGAGGTGGAAAAGAATGGACAGTAGAGCCGCAGTAGCGCAAGCGCCTGGTTTGCAGTCGCCATAATCAGCGCCATGTACCTCTATATCGGCGGCATAACCCTCACTACAAACATAGTGGTGGGGCTGCTGGTTTTTGTAGCCTTCATCATAACCTTCGCTGTTACCTTCGGCTTAGAGGGCATGCGTCAAGAGAGTCCCCAAACCAAAGCTAAACTGCAGCAGACCACAGAGCTTGCCGAAATCAAAGCAGCAGTCACCGACTTAACAAAGAAAGTCGATGCAATCAAAAAGGAATTAGAGGAATAAAGCCCATAAGGGCATTCTGTTTTTATCTTTCCCGTTTACCCGCAATCCAATCTTCGGTGTTTTGGCGGGCTTGGCTGTCGGGAACCTGCACCGGCGGATGCTTAAACGCGTAAGAGGGCATGCTGATGAGGGCGCCGCTGATTTTGCGGTCCAACGCGATTTTGGCTGCGCGGATAAGGTCGATGACCACACCGCCGCTGTTTGGAGAGTCTTCGACTTCGAGTTTTACGCTGATGTTTATGGGGCGGTCGCCGAATTTGCGTCCTTTCAGGCTGATGTAGCAGATTTTTTTGTTCTTCAGAAATGGAACGTAGTCGCTGGGTCCGATGCGGGTGGGTAACGCGTAGGGCACCAGGCTGGTGACGGCTTCGGTTTTGCTGATGCGTTTGCTTTTGAGTCTGCCTTCGACGGTCATGTTTTGGAAGTCGGTGTCGCCGCCCAGGTTGAGCTGGTAGGTTTCGTCGACGATGACGCCACGATCCAGGCAGAGCCGCACGAGGTTGCGGTGCAGGATGGTTGCGCCTACTTGGCTTTTGATGTCGTCGCCTAGCACGGGTAAGCCGGCTTTTTCGAATTTTTTGGGCCACTCGCCGCTGGCGTCAGAGCCGATGAATTCGGGCATGCAGTTGACGAAGGCGCATCCGGCGTCGATGGCGCATTGGGCGTAGAAGCGGACTGCGTCGTGGCTGCCGACTGGGAGGTAGTTAACGAGGATTTGGGCTTTGGTGTCTTTGAGGGTTTGCACCACGCTTTCTTTGGTGGCGCTGCCGTCGTAGACGTTGAAGGTTTCCCGCATGTGGGGTGCGACGCCGTCTAGGATGGGTGCAGGTGATACGGTGACGCCCAGGTTGGGGACGTCGCTGAATTTTTCGCAGCAGTTGGGTTTTACCCAGATGGCTTCGGAGAGGTCTTTGCCGATTTTGGCTTTGTTAACTTCGAAGGCTGCGACGAATTTGATGTCTGAGATGTGGTAGCCGCCATAGTTCACGTGCATAAGGCCTGGCACAACTTCGTTTTCTTTTGCGTTCTTATAGTATTGGGTTCCCTGGATGAGGGCACATGCGCTGTTGCCAACGCCCACGATTGCTACACGGATTTGCGGCATAGAGATAACCATTCCACTGCAATGTTGATTGTAGGCTTAATGTGCACCTGCGCTATAACTTTTTCCCATCCGACTGCTTTTCTCTAAGAAGCTCCTTTGCCCAACCCGCGATGAATTCCACGTTGAGTCTGGTGAGGTAAACAAGGGTGGTTAGGCTCAGGTTGGAGAGCGCTGCGTAGGGGGTGAAGATGAAGCGTGCTGCCATGCGCCTGGCGAGTTTGTAGAGGCTAAAATGCCCGTAGCGCCGATAGGATATGCCGATGGTGACGTAGTTTTTGGAGGTTCCCAGATGCGTGGCGCCCAGAAAAGGCAGCACCACCCAGCGGTACCCTGTCTTCTGCACGTAGCGTTTGAAAACTTGGTCTTCGCCGAAAAAGAGCCTGGGCGGATTGTAGCCTTCCATGAGTTTTCGGCGGATGAGGATGTTGTTGATGTGGGGGTTAGTGTCGAGTTTGCTGAGGTTATATACTGTGCCTACCACGCGTTCGTAGGCTGCTGCATGCGGGTTTTTGTGGACGGCTACGGTTCCGATTGCGCCGACTTTGGGGCCGATGGCGCAGCTGACTTTCTCCAGCCAATCCTGCGGCAGCAGCATATCATCATCCACCATCGCCACCCACTCGGTCTTCGCCGACAATACCCCATGTTTACGCGCCACAGAAAGCGGTTTCTCATGGGTGTTGATGACTTGGCCTGCAAGGGGCATAGCGCGGATTTGTCGTAGCAGCTGCGGGTTGGCTTGGTCGCGGCTGGGCACCACGAAGTCGGCTTTGAAATCCTTGGTTGGGCAGGATGGCATAGGCAATATGTTTTGGAGGGGCAGATAAAAAGCTTCGCAAACCCAGCCTCCCCCATCGCTGTTGCTCTGCCATGATAGACCCCCCTCTATTTATAGCAACATAGCCTAGACGTCAGCTGCTCTGCCACCTATAGACCCCCTTATATAAAGCAGCCAACCTGTGGGCGGCTAGGCGGTGCGTTTGGCGCCGCAGTTAGGGCAGAAAGTGTCCAGCTGATTAAACAGGGTTTGGCAGTAGCGGCAGGGAATCTTGACGATGACTTCCTTTATGATCTGGGGTTGACTGGCAACAGGGGGCGGCGCCACCACCTGGAACTCGAAGGTATCCGTGGCCAGGTCGGGGCGTCCATCCACCGCGACGACGGCCTTGATTTTCCAAACCAGGCTCTGCCCGATGCCGCTAAAGGTCAAGCGGGAAGCCGGCGGAATCAACAGGTTAACTGGGAAACTGCGGTTTTCGCCCCTTGCAAAATGCGCGGGTCCATGCAGGGTAGGCCGAAGAGAGAGGAGAACCGCGGACTCGGTGGTCTGGTGGGGAATGGAGCGGCGGAGATTAGCGTCATAGACGGAGCGGATGACCTGCGCGGTTTCGACGCATTCAACCTCTAGGCGGACCTCGGTGCAGGCAAAATCCTCCTCGGCACTAAACGCCAAAGACCCCGTCAGGCTCTGCCCAACCGGCACCGCCCAACTGTCCAATCTAAGCTGAAGATTGCCATCTGGAACCGTAACCTTATCCGTTAACTTCTTAAGGAAACCCAAATACCCCACCCTGATAGGTTCTGAGGCGCCGAAACAATTTAAAGATAACCCCCAACAACCCCAAAAAAACCCCCCAGCAGCCCCACCCCTTTATAGACCCAGTGCTTCATGTCCCATTACATATCATTAAGCATTATAGGTTTGGACTTAAAAAAATCCAAATTGATTTTACTCAAAACAGTAACGTGCTAAGTGAATCAGGAAGAAAATACCTACCAAGAACGAATTAGGAAAAACATCCAAACAGCTGAAATACTAAAAATGAACTGATAGGAAAGGGTAGTCAGCTAGTTTTCAGACATTAGAACAACTATCTCCGTCTAAAGAAGCTGTAAGCTATAATAATAATGCCAATAATCGCATAGCTATAACCTAAAGTTATTATTGGATTTTCAAAAAGTACTTGAGGGTTTGTACCAAATAGCACAGCAAAAATACCCGTAATAAGCATAATAATACCTAATGCTTGGTACATCATGCTCTTTTTTGAAGTAGCTGGTCTCAGTCTTCGATTAATAAATTTGATTTCGCCCTCGTCAAAATCTAATATTCTTAAATTTTCGCTTTTAACTTCTTCTTTAAACAAATCAGCTTTATCTTTTAACAAATCGTAGGCAAGCAATTTCAACTTCTGTGAAAAAACACTTTTAGGAAATTCATCAGTTACAAACATAACTTCTCCAAAACTCTCAAAAATCTGATATTCAAATGGAATAAATGCCATAATTTTAAGGTTTTTAAGTAGGCCCCCAATTTTATTTTCATAATAATCATCTAGGTTACCAAAATTAAATTTTTTAGGTATTTTGTTAAGCAGAAAATAAAATTGTTTCTCATTACCATATGCGTTTTGTAAATAAGATCTAAAGTTTAGAGTACCATCCCAAGTTACAGGGTCGGCCTCACTAACAATTACAGTTTTATCTGCTATTCCCGCTATACCAATTGATAGAGCATGGGGACCAGCCTCAGAGTCTATGATAATCACTTGTGGGCCGTATTTCTCGATGATTTCATTTATTATTTCTTGAAGTATTGCTTTCCAAGTTAAATAATCAACAGGTAATTCCTTCAAATTTAAAATCTGACCCGTTGCAGACGAAGGAAGGAATAGAACCTTTCCAATCTCAACTAGGTTTATATCTTTGTATTTTTCAAGAACCAGATTTTTCAAAGTTGAATTATCCTTAATCGAGGGCTGCAAAAGAGCAGTTGCGCCTCTGTTTAATAAATCACAATCGAGTAAAACTGTCTTAAGTCCAGATGTTGCCGTCAAGTTTGCGAGATTTACAGACAAAAGGGTCTTTCCAACGCCACCTTTGCCGCTTACAAAAGCAACTACAGAGCATGTTTTAGACTTCATTATTTTTCTCTCCGTATTTGGTTGTTTTTTCCTCTATCTTTTTTAGAGAATCAGTCCTTGACTTCTCATCCTTGTGTGAATCATAAAAGCACATCGCCAATATGATAATTATCATTATAGCAAAAGATACTGCAAGAAGAACTATTTCGAGTGACTGATTTGTTGCACTAACAAACGCGAAAATAAAAATCAGCGAAACTATGCATAAACCTGCTATTCTATAACCAGGAGGCGATTTCGATACACCTTCAGCAAGAGTAAGGAAAGCTCTGCCGATGCTCTCCCAGCCTCTGGCAAGAGTCTTCCATGCAGATTCATCACTTGGCGTTTTAGGCATTCATTTCACTCTAGATAGATGAAATTAGATTGCTATGATACCTATTTAACTCTAACTTGTTTTGCATTTTCCACTCTAAAGTGTTTCATTAAATAGAGACTTGAGTTTTTACTGATCCCCTTTTCGCTCAACTTGAAGGATAATAAGTTTTTAACCTTAGTAATAGTTTGGTTTGGCCGCCACTACATGTTTAGTATTTTTGTTACTTTTTGTGCGGCTCGTTTCTGTCCTTTCCCCGTTATCATGCCTTTCTGTATGCCGTTTAGCAGCTGCAGTATCATGCCCTGCTTGACGTGCTCCACCATCTGCTGCTCGGATATGCCGGGGAGGTGCATGCAGTTACCGATTTTGACGTTATACGCCGCTATGCCGTGTCGGGCGGCGATGTCGTGGAGTTTTGAGCCGATGATGGGGTTGGTTATGCTCCAGCTGATGTATTCGATGAGGTTTTCGCGTAGGCACATTTTGGCGAAATCCAGCGTGTTTTGGACTTCCGCCGGCGTTTCGTATTCGAGTTTGCCGTTGGTTTCCCAGGCGTTGTAGAGCATCAAAAAGCCGTAGACTTTTATGCCGTGCGCCCGGAGGATCTCGAGGGTGCGCTGGTTGTCGGCTTGCGATGCGTTTTTGCCGATGCCCCGCAGGACGCGGTCGTTGGCGGATTCGAGTCCGATGTGGGTGAGCCACACGTGGGTATCATGCAGTTTCTGTGCGAGTTCGTCGGTCATTTTGTCGGCGCGCAGATTGCACTGGAACACCATGCCGCGGAGCTTGAGCTTCTGGATTTCAGTGAGCGTCTCCATGCACCATTTGATGTCCACGTTGAAGGTGTCGCTGCGCAGATAGATCTCGCGTATGCCCCTGCCGTAGAGGTAGGCGACTTCCTCGGCGATGTTTTTGGGGCTGCGCTGGCGTATCCAGGGCTTCTCGAGTTTCCACACGGGGTTGCTGCAGTACGTGCAGTAGTTGGGGCAGCCGCGGATGGGCAAAAGATAGGCCATTCGCCGTTTGCGGCTCACCGCCACCTCGTAGTCCTCGAAGTTTATCATTTCCCAAGCGGGGAAAAAGTCGATGTCTGCCAGCAGCGGACGCAGACCGTTGTCTTTTTGGCGGTTAACCGTGCCCACGATGCCGCTTATG from Candidatus Bathyarchaeota archaeon encodes:
- a CDS encoding FAD-dependent oxidoreductase; translation: MMARRIVIIGANAAGVEAASAARKKDRAAEITLITQEKTAGYSRCGLPFVVGGHIKCFADLTVYPLAYFQMLKLDLRLQTSATAINTQTKTVTIQAVDGKTETLPYDSLIIATGADAFMPPIKGKEKGGILSLRGIEDGERVDAAVKAGAKSAVIMGAGLIGLELAVGLIERGLKVTVVEMLPQILPQLLDADMAKLVQEHLEANGMTILLNKAVEEFLGEGKVTAVRAGGEVIEADLFVSAFGVRASTKLAADAGIPLGETRAIKTNARMETEVKDVYAVGDCAEAFNLITHRVCCPQLGTVAVRMGKVGGANAAGSYSLFSGVLSSAVTKLFEVEAGNTGLTEAAAARNHIEVVTGAISSKTRADYFPGSKPIKVKLVVEKESQRIIGAQVVGGEEVTQRINSLSFAIQKGMTVRELAKADTAYAPPLCETWEPMVLAAEMVLMKLR
- the gcvH gene encoding glycine cleavage system protein GcvH encodes the protein MVKVEQYEVPEGLYFSKDFEWIKIENNKVRVGITDYAQKSLREIVYAELPSAGSQVKQGEPYGTLESVKAVSDLVSAVTGTIEEVNEEVQSKPETLNEDPFGKGWLLVVKPTNLQADLANLMDFNAAVEWHRAQAAGKC
- a CDS encoding ArsR family transcriptional regulator, giving the protein MSQLTELATKLNALGHPLRLKIIATLNQQDLYLNEIANKNGISRALAKIHLKKLEKAGIVKSRIVTAQNEAKALRYYTLIPFDIQVSPQILQKEVEKNGQ
- a CDS encoding inositol-3-phosphate synthase; translated protein: MPQIRVAIVGVGNSACALIQGTQYYKNAKENEVVPGLMHVNYGGYHISDIKFVAAFEVNKAKIGKDLSEAIWVKPNCCEKFSDVPNLGVTVSPAPILDGVAPHMRETFNVYDGSATKESVVQTLKDTKAQILVNYLPVGSHDAVRFYAQCAIDAGCAFVNCMPEFIGSDASGEWPKKFEKAGLPVLGDDIKSQVGATILHRNLVRLCLDRGVIVDETYQLNLGGDTDFQNMTVEGRLKSKRISKTEAVTSLVPYALPTRIGPSDYVPFLKNKKICYISLKGRKFGDRPINISVKLEVEDSPNSGGVVIDLIRAAKIALDRKISGALISMPSYAFKHPPVQVPDSQARQNTEDWIAGKRER
- a CDS encoding glycosyltransferase family 2 protein, whose translation is MPSCPTKDFKADFVVPSRDQANPQLLRQIRAMPLAGQVINTHEKPLSVARKHGVLSAKTEWVAMVDDDMLLPQDWLEKVSCAIGPKVGAIGTVAVHKNPHAAAYERVVGTVYNLSKLDTNPHINNILIRRKLMEGYNPPRLFFGEDQVFKRYVQKTGYRWVVLPFLGATHLGTSKNYVTIGISYRRYGHFSLYKLARRMAARFIFTPYAALSNLSLTTLVYLTRLNVEFIAGWAKELLREKQSDGKKL
- a CDS encoding AAA family ATPase, with the translated sequence MKSKTCSVVAFVSGKGGVGKTLLSVNLANLTATSGLKTVLLDCDLLNRGATALLQPSIKDNSTLKNLVLEKYKDINLVEIGKVLFLPSSATGQILNLKELPVDYLTWKAILQEIINEIIEKYGPQVIIIDSEAGPHALSIGIAGIADKTVIVSEADPVTWDGTLNFRSYLQNAYGNEKQFYFLLNKIPKKFNFGNLDDYYENKIGGLLKNLKIMAFIPFEYQIFESFGEVMFVTDEFPKSVFSQKLKLLAYDLLKDKADLFKEEVKSENLRILDFDEGEIKFINRRLRPATSKKSMMYQALGIIMLITGIFAVLFGTNPQVLFENPIITLGYSYAIIGIIIIAYSFFRRR
- a CDS encoding B12-binding domain-containing radical SAM protein — encoded protein: MKQQNMASKQRKLKVVFADPPFGRESKGEAVTESPNLGILYLIGYAKPRLQNVEFTYLEPFLSPQEHLEKVKAIKPDVYAISFTTPRRDLSFQTIAEVKALGLPMLMVAGGAHPTIDPKDVLENTAVEVCVRGEGEETFTELIKAIQTDAPISGIVGTVNRQKDNGLRPLLADIDFFPAWEMINFEDYEVAVSRKRRMAYLLPIRGCPNYCTYCSNPVWKLEKPWIRQRSPKNIAEEVAYLYGRGIREIYLRSDTFNVDIKWCMETLTEIQKLKLRGMVFQCNLRADKMTDELAQKLHDTHVWLTHIGLESANDRVLRGIGKNASQADNQRTLEILRAHGIKVYGFLMLYNAWETNGKLEYETPAEVQNTLDFAKMCLRENLIEYISWSITNPIIGSKLHDIAARHGIAAYNVKIGNCMHLPGISEQQMVEHVKQGMILQLLNGIQKGMITGKGQKRAAQKVTKILNM